cggatctgcccttatatataacgaggaattagttaaatcgataagggctagttttgctatctactaccctcgattttctatattattcgtataatttagcacgctcttccttagagtagttacttaactaatatttatcctttttataaataaaacactacttcttttattaccttactcgcaagttaaatctctacctatttaacgaatctaggattccctattagtaattaccgtacctagcttcctttcttttcctattatacgttcagtcgacctaatattactaataagggccgtcgtacgcttagaaataggtttagcgcggcattcttattttaatattaaagctagatcttagccttgagcagagcgtctcgtagtcttcgggtacttagtatagagttattttcgcTTCTAAAACGcgctaaactacggtataaaaatatccgactttccgctcgttagtccccttatttagctaggttttcgctagcttattaattcgatcgataagctctttaaggatttcTATTCGCGATTtgccctttattatcctagctatagatacgaaagaaattgctcatagcttagataggagctctaggttcttattataggtctcgaagcggcttcggattacgttaattatactaaaaaagtcgtttcgattaagattatataccgcttcgtaataataattagaggctttgcttacgagtacgatattaactactaaatagtactagtattccctaattttaactttttcgtagtaattataaaacatcgttagggtttcttataagacctcatacttccccccagagtataatttcttttttaggaaAATCTTTTtgaggtctataaattacctcgtatttactattagattttcggtatctatatacgatccctacgtcgctgcgtactattaataacttcgggtagtctacctcctttcttactagccgattagtaccgaatttcgtattagtagcggcgacgagctatagatcgaaataggtagaattatcgattatcgtacttttagtactatattttgcctctatatatccttttataacgatagattgccgttagtaattataaaaaggaaatctaggtcgtttaccctttttctaaattcgttaaagcgattatacgccctattAACTTATGCCTAGgtttatattacgaattctttttctataatcgtcgctactaggatttcgtaaggttctcgcgattataattgcgctaatagtacccctcgcttataaaagaatctattaactactttcgtaattcctaggcttgcgcttGCGAACTATTTgtctagttaatagctaaggtcgtttgcgatctcgtaaaataggggttgcccctatagcccctttttcttatagaccttagttaaatagattaataccgcgttaatttactcgccgttaggctaatctgcgattctatatatctacgtcccctaatagtccgggttaatatttacctacttataagggattagaattctatttaagatcgggtttcgtcctctttttttttaccctaacttactaagggtcgtgctctagcttatgcctatattagtaatcgctagcgtgtttaatcttaatagggatatatttaatccgcgcgccggtcgtagtaaatccgtgcttttactacctaacgaatttatcggggtctaagagattcccgcttcctctcgccgtctcgctattactctcgtttctattatttctaataattactactacctttctaaatcgctagctatcgtacttactaagatcctcttttttatttagtataaaaaggtaggttctagtagttctttttaataatagtagcggtagacgtttatattaccgtagtaagatataataattagtcttaggatctttactagttaccgattttttaaaattagtaatcttatgctataaactaatataaaaaaaagccctttagcggccctctaaaggattcttttcttttcccttagatcctcgtctttttagccttttcttaagctaataataactctaacgggaggtcgtaggactactttagggtagctgcCTTCTTCCTAggttaatctctaagatccgtaatactcttaactcgatactattaggacccctaaatcccctcctccctcgttagaccgtcccctatattatattcttaagtaatacccggggggtagttaagagagctacgaagaggttgtttagatcgcgggcttaagggcgtacttataaaatccccgtaataatagacttttctatataccgtagatctcttagcttaataactcctatagggtcaCCTTCGTcgctaagtaagaatatctatatttagagatccccttttttaattacgtaatactcttttatactatattattaagcccgttcgttacgctaattaattaggcgGATAGTCGTCGTACGGGGAATTCCTTTTACcgatttagctagttaatttctaatcgtagGCCGGCtgcggaaaagttatttagtaaaaaggctacttaaggcgacggtaaaaaactagttgcttaagtagttccgttaattaacgtagtttaacgtaatagacgtcgacctttcgtaagtaataaagggctacgattgctcgattccgtacggtatttaagaattgccccctttttcgtctacttctataaggttaattaatacgaatctcctatcccgtgcggtattaaaaggtcgtctcttctacgtaataagataccttaccgatctgcgataataaaatttaactactaattagtattagtatccctattatagggtagttagttcgaaccgtagttaacgaagagattaattaaactatataaatatctgcgtaggtataaaaaggaggttctaaccgtaggttaggctagctataataatcgtaaatagggcccctaattagcccctgcgtagtcggctatatgccgcggtcgaattagacttccaatccgataaATAGGCCaataggtataatataaataagactagtatcTTAGAGGgcaagggatttaatagcctagttttaagCAAAGTAAAGACTATAGTAGTGcgaaaaaaagagcctagttcgcgtacttaggtatttataattaagtatatctttgctaatagtcgagctattaaaccactagttatatataagggaaagtcggtataataatagtagtttctacttaaacttaacccttatactaattaggagtttataataatagataatagctagataactaataagactacccttaagtagttaaaaacagtgttcttattatagactaagaccccccccccttagggggcttagcatacttaataagcctcgactattagttctaaatagctataggagttatacgacgatagaatttatataggaatactatagaaataacgtctacttattattcttattactatacacttcccatatcctctagccgttagatatagctatctttagacttattaagtctaagtataaaaaggagcttagtaaggaggatatagtaaataattctattatcgttagaaagcggtacttcttaagctattattaaaaagctcgtttagctagtctaacgttgttaaatatacgaagtaggtaaaaagtaactagactatatccccctaatataactagactatttactaatttaatagtcctacctaacctagttatactaactaaaaagaccgcAGATGCTAggtaagtaactagtaatactaaaaaagctattaactaggtattagtagcgtttattattaactagttaatacctaggaaggctagcgagctctacgattagttaaagttatttatagagcttagtctagactataatacttaacgactactatttaaaaaaataaaaaaggtatttagcgAGTAGGCCTACTATCTAGTAgcatcttagtactatattcgagttctaaaagctaaagttaactaattaaggctatagaaaaagaagagtatactaatagacctaaatactaagttcgcgaatatctaggatatatagagagcttaggaggactctagcgaccgtctagttagtcctagtcgactcgtaagggtcgaattacctagggagaataataactatattattatagtagtagaagatagttaattaattgagtatagttagtagcgatgttttgatactatgttttaatagggtggccaaaaggggggggtggccaaaagggggtgggtcgacttatgcCAAACACCCCTTTTGCCTGCACTCTCGCTGCTTCCAACCTGAATACTCTTTACTTCGAGACATATTTACCTGAATCTTCTGAGATTTGAAAAGACTAGGAAATGTCTACCTCAACTGTTGTGCTCATCACTGGAGTCAATAAAGGTGGGCTCTCTTTCTTGTCTTGATGCTGTTTCTCAATCAAGTTGAGGTAATGACGTCCCGAACCTAATGGCGCGCCAGGCATCGGGAAGGGACTTCTGCAAAAGTACCTTGCTCGACCGAAGCATACAATCATCGGTAGCGTGCGGGATACCAAAGCTCAAGCATCCCAAGACTTGGACAAACTTCCCAAAGCCGAAGGCTCCCGCCTTCTCCTCGTCGGCATCGACAGTATTTCATCGACCGATCCTCTGCAGGCGTTCAAGGATGTCGAAGCAGCTGGAATTGAACATGTAGACCTCATCATCGCCAACGCTGGTATGGGCCCCATGCCACCCAAGAAGCTGGACACCGCGGAAATCGAAACAGTAGAGTACACCCTGCAGGTCAACACTCTGGGTCCCATTCGTCTCTTCCAGGCTTTCAAGCCACTTCTCGACAAGTCCACTTCGCCGAAGTGGGTTTCGGTGTCGAGCGGTGCTGGCTCCATCACCAATTGCGAGAAGTACATGGCGTTCTATGCTGGTGCTTATGGCGTGTCTAAGGCCGCTCAGGATTGGTTCACCGTGTAAGTGATTAGGCAAAGTCAGATGGTGGACAAGCTCCGGAATTAGATCGCTTACAACTCGCTCATGGCAGAGCAATTCATGCCGGCAACCCTTCTCTGGTCACATTTGCCATTCACCCTGGGTAAGCAGCTTCTGGAGCTGACAGTTGTCGAGAAAACATGCTGACCTAAGGCGTAGCCATGTTCAGACGGAGATGGGCAACATCGGTGCGCGCATCATGGGGCTTAAAGAAGCACCGCATACGATTGAAGAGAGTACTTCGAAGACGATAGACTTGGTAAGTTGTTCCGATGTCTCCTGATTCTCTTCAAGTAATTGGGAATTAGGTTGGCTGACTGAGATATTGATAGATCGACAACGCAACCCGCGAAAGTACGTCGGGCAAGTTTATCAACGTCATTACCGGCCAGGAAATTACTTGGTGAAGTGCTAGCTCCACATGATCCTCTCAAAGTCAGAAGCTAGAGAATTGAAAGTTCTACAAGATTGATGCCACAGTCTGGATTCGAACATCGGCAAAAGGTACCTGGGTGATCTTTGCAGCATTCAGGACTTCAGGTGTGAATGAAGACTATAGAAGACATGAATCATCCCTTTAAGACTATGATATACTAGTATCAGTGATGATCTACTTCGCTAGCCCAATCTTGATATCCTCGTAAGCAATCACGTACAGTGGCCTCAGATTTCCCATTTTGTCACATGCAGAAAACTTCCAGCACTTCTTTTTCAAGCGATACGTGATGTGCCTGCAGATGACTTTGACGACTGGTGGCCCAGGAGGTCAACTTGCCCACTAGTTCTCTTCAAAAGCAACATCGTGGTTTGATAAGCAGAATGGCAGACCCTTGATCAAGCCGAGAGCTTTCTACGAGACGGAGTTACAGATGTCAGCTAAACGCCATGAACTGGTAGCGCGCTAATTACACTAGGGCATGCCCAATGACATGCCTAATTACCATGCCTAGGAGCATTTGGCGGGACGCCATAGATAGGCTGATTTTAGACTGAGCGCCGATGAAGATGGTGGTCTTGGGGCTGTTGCTGGAGAATTGAAGGTGATTGCTTGGTGACTGGACTTCCCGTGAAGTTTTCACCGTTGAAAAAATTACATAGAGGTCGATCCACAGCAGAACGTCCTCTTCACTCTTGCCATTACCTTCACTACCAATATCATATTCCAACACTTCGAAAGTATTCGATAGAGGATATTCAAAAGAAAAAGGCGAACACGAGTAATGGTAGAGATGATGGCGATAACAAAGATAGATACCGAGATTCGGGCAGTGATAGAGGTCGAAGTGACACTAGGAATAACCTCCCGGGATGTGCTGGGTGTCAGGCCATTTGTCTATCCACCTGTAGCTACCTGACGAAGGGACCGCGAGTCGGCAAGGCATTGTACTACTTCCTTTCTATCCTGATGGCTTTACTCTCGACGATGAGATTGAAGTCTCAATTGTTAGATAAAAGCCTCAACGATCAGATtgaattataaaatcgaatTGCGTCTTGTTTCAATATCGCTGAAGGTACGTGTAAGGCAGAAAAATGTCCATGCCGGATTGGTCCGGGTGTGATCCACTTTCTCGGTAAGAGTGGGGCCGAGATACCGGCTCCTCACCCGGAGGGCCCCCGATGGTGCGGTGATAGTTTAGCATCCACCGCGTCAAACTCTTCAACAACACAACTCATATCTTTCAAATCTCTTCCTTCTGTTCAACATTTCAAGTCTCCTCATGGCTGATGATCAGGACAAACCTCTAGTTTCCGAGCTTCAAGTTGACGTTTGTCATGTCTGGGTGAGAATCGAATCATATATACGAAGTGAATATGTACAGCAGATTTCAGGTATAAGCATGACCTTATAGCTATTTCAGACGTCCCCAGAGCACCTTCCTTGTGTTACACAGTACGCAAGGCTGTACCGCATCTCCAACCGCCTCACGCAACATACCCCTTCAACAAGGAGTTGTAGTACGTGTAACCCGTGCCAGAGGGAGGTTCGAAGCTATACATATAATCATTCCACCACTTTCCCCCGGACCACCAGACCCCTCCTTTCCATTCTGAGTTGGCCTTGAGGTAG
The DNA window shown above is from Colletotrichum lupini chromosome 7, complete sequence and carries:
- a CDS encoding aflatoxin biosynthesis ketoreductase nor-1, whose amino-acid sequence is MSTSTVVLITGVNKGIGKGLLQKYLARPKHTIIGSVRDTKAQASQDLDKLPKAEGSRLLLVGIDSISSTDPLQAFKDVEAAGIEHVDLIIANAGMGPMPPKKLDTAEIETVEYTLQVNTLGPIRLFQAFKPLLDKSTSPKWVSVSSGAGSITNCEKYMAFYAGAYGVSKAAQDWFTVAIHAGNPSLVTFAIHPGHVQTEMGNIGARIMGLKEAPHTIEESTSKTIDLIDNATRESTSGKFINVITGQEITW